The Zingiber officinale cultivar Zhangliang chromosome 9A, Zo_v1.1, whole genome shotgun sequence genome window below encodes:
- the LOC122021862 gene encoding allene oxide synthase 1, chloroplastic-like: MATAFLAFYPASPAFLCSMGRRLASTIKATSIYSEKSATSFSSPDSELPLRKIPGDYGLPFIGPISDRLAYFYHQGCEEFFKSRMRFHNSTVYRVNMPPGPFLAADPRVIVLLDAASFPVLFDTSRIEKRDLFTGTFMPSTELTGGFRVLSYLDPSEPNHAPLKRLLFFLLSRRRHAVIPEFRRTYGTLFEAMEAEIADGGRADFGAANDRAAFDFLARAFFDRDPEASEMGLDGPGLITKWVLFQLGPLLTLGLPAYLEDLLLHSFRLPPALIRADYHRLAEFFRESAGPVVDEAERLGISREEALHNILFATCFNSFGGMKILFPNLVKLIGRAGARLHGRLAQEVRDAVREVGGGEVTMRAVEAMPLTASAVYEALRIEPPVPMQYGRAKRDLVVTSHDAAFEVRAGEMLFGYQPFATRDPRVFDRPEEFVADRFLGAEGAALLRHVLWSNGPETEAPTTENKQCAGKDFAVMIARLLLIEIFLRYDSFEIEVGTSTIGSSVKLTSLKKATF, translated from the coding sequence ATGGCCACTGCATTCCTAGCCTTCTACCCTGCCTCACCGGCTTTTCTCTGCTCGATGGGCCGTCGTCTGGCGTCCACGATCAAAGCGACCTCGATATACTCGGAGAAATCGGCAACTTCCTTTTCTTCGCCGGATTCGGAGCTGCCGCTGCGTAAGATCCCCGGCGACTACGGCCTCCCCTTCATTGGCCCTATCTCCGACCGCCTCGCCTACTTCTACCACCAGGGTTGCGAGGAATTTTTCAAATCCCGCATGCGGTTCCACAACTCGACCGTCTACCGCGTCAACATGCCCCCCGGCCCGTTCCTCGCCGCAGACCCCCGCGTCATCGTCCTCCTCGATGCTGCCAGCTTCCCGGTCCTCTTCGACACGTCCCGCATCGAGAAGCGCGACCTCTTCACTGGCACCTTCATGCCCTCCACTGAACTCACCGGAGGCTTCCGCGTCCTCTCCTATCTCGACCCCTCGGAGCCAAACCATGCTCCCCTCAAgcgcttgctcttcttcctcctctcccgtCGCCGCCACGCCGTGATCCCCGAGTTCCGCCGCACCTATGGCACCCTCTTCGAAGCCATGGAGGCCGAGATCGCTGACGGCGGCCGGGCCGACTTCGGCGCTGCGAATGACCGGGCGGCCTTCGACTTCCTCGCGCGGGCTTTCTTCGACCGAGATCCGGAGGCCTCTGAGATGGGCCTAGATGGGCCGGGCTTGATCACTAAATGGGTTCTCTTTCAGCTAGGGCCGCTCCTAACCCTGGGCCTCCCAGCCTACCTCGAGGACCTCCTCCTCCACTCCTTCCGCCTCCCGCCGGCCCTAATCCGTGCCGACTACCATCGTCTCGCCGAGTTCTTCCGCGAGTCAGCAGGGCCAGTGGTCGACGAGGCCGAGCGCCTCGGCATCTCGCGAGAGGAAGCCCTCCACAACATCCTCTTCGCTACCTGCTTCAATTCCTTCGGCGGCATGAAGATCCTCTTCCCCAACCTGGTGAAGTTGATCGGCCGCGCTGGGGCGCGGCTCCACGGACGCCTGGCGCAGGAGGTGCGCGACGCGGTGCGCGAGGTCGGTGGTGGGGAGGTGACGATGCGGGCGGTGGAGGCGATGCCACTGACGGCGTCGGCGGTGTACGAGGCTCTCCGGATCGAGCCACCGGTGCCGATGCAATACGGGCGGGCAAAGCGGGACCTAGTGGTGACTAGCCACGACGCCGCGTTCGAGGTGCGCGCGGGGGAGATGCTGTTCGGGTACCAGCCGTTCGCGACACGCGACCCGCGGGTGTTCGATCGGCCCGAGGAGTTCGTGGCGGACAGGTTCTTAGGAGCGGAGGGGGCGGCGCTGCTGCGGCACGTGTTGTGGTCGAATGGGCCGGAGACGGAGGCGCCGACGACGGAGAACAAGCAGTGCGCCGGAAAAGACTTCGCGGTGATGATAGCGCGGCTGTTGCTCATCGAGATTTTCCTGCGCTATGACTCCTTCGAGATTGAGGTTGGGACGTCGACGATCGGTTCCTCCGTCAAGCTAACCTCGCTGAAGAAAGCAACCTTCTGA